A genomic region of Actinomycetota bacterium contains the following coding sequences:
- a CDS encoding glycosyltransferase: MRVHQVCARLQFGDAVTNQVVRIHEILRSWGWESHVYASSNDAVMAPLNEGLKTYRRFMRSKEDILLFHYSVYDDNHRLYLETRNRRVFIYHNITPPELLEPYDAHLAEVCRRGRELLPRLRGCDLALGDSEYNRRELVEAGFEEGRTGVLPIFMDLEKLGGEYNTHLHEELGDGRVNVLFVGRLVPNKKVEDLIDLFAFYHHYINVGSRLFLVGTSWSVDYTEELARRVRAYGLQGRVSIPGGSEGVSEEDLRAYYRSAHLFVTCSLHEGFCVPLLESMFFKVPILARRAAAVPYTLGDAGVTFGRLDVPLLAEVMEEMVTNRPLREALAGRMDRRLREFDAARTEEKLKDYLEALAG; the protein is encoded by the coding sequence ATGCGGGTCCACCAGGTCTGCGCCCGCCTGCAGTTCGGGGACGCGGTGACCAACCAGGTCGTGCGCATCCACGAAATCCTGCGCTCCTGGGGCTGGGAGAGCCACGTCTACGCCTCGAGCAACGACGCGGTCATGGCCCCGCTCAACGAGGGCCTTAAGACCTACCGTCGTTTCATGAGGTCGAAGGAGGACATCCTGCTCTTCCACTACTCGGTCTACGACGACAATCACCGACTCTACCTGGAGACCCGCAACCGCCGCGTTTTCATCTATCACAACATCACCCCCCCGGAGCTCCTGGAGCCCTACGATGCTCACTTGGCCGAGGTATGCCGAAGGGGAAGGGAGCTATTGCCCCGCCTTCGGGGATGCGACCTCGCCCTGGGGGACTCGGAGTACAACCGGCGGGAGCTGGTGGAGGCGGGCTTCGAGGAGGGAAGGACGGGAGTGCTTCCCATCTTCATGGACCTGGAGAAGCTGGGAGGGGAATACAATACTCACCTTCACGAGGAACTTGGGGATGGGAGGGTGAACGTGCTCTTCGTGGGAAGGCTGGTCCCCAACAAGAAGGTGGAGGACCTCATCGACCTCTTCGCCTTCTATCACCATTACATAAACGTCGGTTCCCGCCTCTTCCTGGTGGGAACCTCGTGGTCCGTGGACTATACCGAGGAGCTGGCGAGGAGGGTGAGGGCTTACGGGCTGCAGGGCAGGGTCTCCATCCCCGGGGGGTCGGAGGGGGTGAGCGAAGAGGACCTCCGAGCCTACTACCGGTCCGCCCACCTCTTCGTCACCTGCAGCCTGCACGAGGGGTTCTGCGTCCCCCTCCTGGAGAGCATGTTCTTCAAGGTCCCCATCCTGGCCCGCCGTGCTGCCGCCGTCCCCTACACCCTTGGGGACGCGGGGGTGACTTTCGGCCGGCTGGACGTCCCCCTCCTGGCGGAGGTGATGGAGGAGATGGTCACCAACCGGCCGTTGAGGGAAGCGCTGGCGGGACGCATGGATAGGAGGCTTCGAGAATTCGACGCGGCCCGCACCGAGGAGAAACTGAAGGATTACCTGGAGGCCTTGGCCGGCTGA